In Lonchura striata isolate bLonStr1 chromosome 14, bLonStr1.mat, whole genome shotgun sequence, one genomic interval encodes:
- the MED12 gene encoding mediator of RNA polymerase II transcription subunit 12 isoform X2 produces the protein MAAFGVLSYEHRPLKRPRLGPPDVYPQDPKQKEDELTALNVKQGFNNQPAVSGDEHGSAKNVNFNPAKISSNFSSIIAEKLRCNTLPDTGRRKPQVNQKDNFWLVTARSQSAINNWFTDLAGTKPLTHLAKKVPIFSKKEEVFGYLAKYTVPVMRAAWLIKMTCAYYAAITETKVKKRHVIDPFIEWTQIITKYLSEQLQKIAEFYRQLPGQGCGSTSGPMPQEVEQALKQWDYNEKLAMFMFQDGMLDRHEFLTWVLECFEKIRSGEDEFLKMLLPLLLRYSGEFVQSAYLSRRLAYFCTRRLAMQLDGAGGHPPHILSAQTGNALPSTPTPQPAAGNPPPSPFSDLLLCPQHRPVVYGLSCILQSIILCCPSALVWHYSLTDSRIKTGSPLDHLPIAPSNLPMPGGNSAFTQQVRAKLREIEQQIKERGQAVEVRWSFDKCQETTAGFTIGRVLHTLEVLDSHSFERSDFSNSLDSLYNRIFGLGPTKDSHEISPDDDAVVALLCEWAVSYKRSGRHRAMVVAKLLEKRQAEIEAERCGDSEVVDEKGSISSGSLSAASAPVFQDVLMQFLDTQAPMLTDPGKENEKVEFFNLVLLFCELIRHDVFSHNIYMCTLISRGDLAMDSHGPRPPSPFDDAAEEHDRKETEGSSGIKLEDTGLSEPMDIDHNPSMLFDDMEKTDFSMFSPPMHCESKASPSPEKPDPEKEAKTLLKDKSVEGMLASLYDQPRHIQYATHFPIPQEESCSHECNQRLVVLFGVGKQRDDARHTIKKITKDILKVLNRKSTAETGGEEGQKRKKSKPEAFPTAEDIFAKFQHLSHFDQHQVTSQVSRNVLEQITSFALGMSYHLPLVQHVQFIFDLMEYSLNISGLIDFAIQLLNELSVVEAELLLKSSDLVGSYTTSLCLCIVAVLRHYHSCLILNQDQMAQVFEGLCGVVKHGMNRSDGSSAERCILAYLYDLYTSCSHLKSKFGELFSDFCSKVKNTIYCNVEPSDSNMLWEPEFMIDTIENPSAHNFTYTNLGKSLNENPANRYSFVCNALMHVCVGHHDPDRVNDIAILCAELTGYCKSLSAEWLGVLKALCCSSNNGTCGFNDLLCNVDVSDLSFHDSLATFVAILIARQCLLLEDLIRCAAIPSLLNAACSEQDSEPGARLTCRILLHLFKTPQLNPCQQDGNKPTVGIRSSCDRHLLAASQNRIVDGAVFAVLKAVFVLGDAELKGSGFSHPGGVDDLMDDELGTRKAGGRVVTVETASLDIYAKYVLRSICQQEWVGERCLKSLCEDSNDLQDPVLSSTQAQRLMQLICYPHRLLDNEEGENPQRQRIKRILQNLDQWTMRQSSLELQLMIKQTASNEMNSLLENIAKATIEVFQQSAETSSASCTGNGVNNISSSTSATPASNKSKPILSSLERSGVWLVAPLIAKLPTSVQGHVLKAAGEELEKGQHLGSSSRKERDRQKQKSMSLLSQQPFLSLVLTCLKGQDEQREGLLTSLYSQVQQIVTNWREDQYQDDCKAKQLMHEALKLRLNLVGGMFDTVQRSTQQTTEWAVLLLDIISSGTVDMQSNNELFTTVLDMLSVLINGTLAADMSSISQGSMEENKRAYMNLVKKLRKELGDRQSDSLEKVRQLLPLPKQTRDVITCEPQGSLIDTKGNKIAGFDSIFKKEGLQVSTKQKISPWDLFEGLKHSAPLSWGWFGTVRVDRKVSRFEEQQRLLLYHTHLKPKPRSYYLEPLPLPPEEEEPPTPVALEPEKKTAEPAKADKTSSNPAASTEERKKKQSKTKKRNQSASKTEDFVLGPSRGVSYGVGMPTDLLHHQSGSTMSRLAYGQSPVGLYAQNQPLPAGGPRLDTSYRPVRMPLGKLVQSRPPYSGVLPPGMGSMMGIDPSYKPAVYRQQPPVSQGQILRQQLQAKLQGQGIMGQQPVRQMAPTPSYGALQPSQGYTPYVSHIGLQQHPSQSGTMVPPTYSGQPYQNSHPSSNPALVDPVRQMQQRPSGYVHQQAPGYGHTLTNTQRFPHQSIQQTPMMSGMNHLGPQGVPSGIRPSQILPDQQQQQYLRQQQQQQMLRQQQQQQQQQQQQQQQQQQPQPPQPQPQQQPQVSTVPQPQAQGQPPGLGMQALPPQQPIFQRQGLQQTQQQQQTAALVRQLQQQLSNTQTQQNNNPFGRY, from the exons ATGGCGGCCTTCGGCGTCCTCAGCTACGAGCACCGCCCGCTCAAGCGCCCGCGCCTCGGCCCGCCTGACGTGTACCCGCAGGACCCCAAGCAGAAGGAG GATGAGCTGACTGCGCTGAATGTCAAGCAAGGCTTCAATAACCAACCGGCTGTCTCTGGGGACGAGCACGGCAGTGCGAAAAATGTCAATTTCAACCCGGCGAAG atCAGCTCAAATTTTAGCAGTATTATTGCAGAAAAGCTACGGTGCAACACCCTGCCTGACACGGGGAGACGAAAACCCCAGGTCAATCAGAAGGATAACTTTTGGCTGGTAACAGCACGTTCTCAGAGTGCCATAAACAACTGGTTCACAGATCTGGCTGGAACTAAACCTCTTACTCATCTTGCTAAGAAG GTTCCCATCTTTAGCAAGAAGGAAGAGGTCTTTGGTTATTTGGCAAAATACACTGTTCCAGTAATGAGAGCAGCATGGCTCATCAAAATGACTTGTGCCTATTATGCTGCCATCACAGAAACGAAGGTGAAAAAGCGTCATGTCATTGATCCCTTCATTG AATGGACACAGATCATCACCAAGTACCtgtcagagcagctgcagaaaattgCAGAGTTCTACAGACAGCTTCCAGGGCAAGGCTGTGGTTCAACATCAGGACCAATGCCCCAAGAGGTGGAACAGGCTTTGAAGCAGTGGGACTACAATGAGAAATTGGCTATGTTCATGTTTCAG GATGGCATGTTGGACCGGCATGAATTCCTGACATGGGTTCTCGAATGCTTTGAGAAGATACGGTCAGGAGAAGATGAATTTCTGAAAATGCTCCTTCCTTTGCTGCTGCGG TACTCTGGAGAGTTTGTGCAGTCTGCCTACCTGTCCAGACGTCTGGCCTACTTCTGCACCCGCAGGCTTGCTATGCAGCTGGATGGTGCTGGTGGGCACCCACCACACATCCTGTCTGCccagacagggaatgctcttcCTTCAACTCCCacccctcagccagctgcagggaatCCTCCTCCCAGCCCTTTCAGCGACTTATTACTGTGCCCCCAGCACCGGCCAGTGGTGTATGGGCTCAGCTGTATCCTTCAG AGTATCATTTTGTGTTGCCCGAGTGCCCTTGTGTGGCATTATTCCTTGACTGATAGCAGGATAAAGACTGGCTCTCCATTGGACCACCTGCCTATAGCCCCATCCAACTTACCCATGCCAGGGGGGAATTCAGCCTTTACACAACAG GTTCGGGCAAAGCTGCGTGAAATTGAGCAGCAGATAAAAGAACGTGGCCAGGCTGTGGAGGTTCGCTGGTCATTTGATAAGTGCCAAGAAACCACAGCAG GTTTCACTATTGGCCGTGTCTTGCATACCTTAGAAGTTCTGGACAGTCACAGCTTTGAAAGATCTGACTTCAGCAACTCTTTGGATTCCTTGTATAACAGGATATTTGGGCTGGGTCCAACCAAAGACAGTCATGAG ATCTCCCCAGACGATGACGCAGTGGTGGCCTTGCTGTGTGAGTGGGCTGTCAGCTACAAACGCTCTGGGCGCCACAGGGCCATGGTCGTGGCCAAACTCCTGGAGAAGCGTCAAGCAGAGATCGAGGCCGAG aGATGTGGGGACTCTGAAGTCGTGGATGAGAAGGGCTCCATCTCCTCAGGCTCTCTGTCAGCAGCCAGTGCTCCTGTCTTTCAGGATGTCCTTATGCAGTTCCTTGACACTCAAGCTCCTATGCTAA CTGATCCTGGGAAGGAAAATGAGAAGGTGGAGTTCTTTAATCTGGTGCTACTGTTCTGTGAGCTAATCCGACATGATGTCTTCTCCCACAACATCTACATGTGCACACTCATCTCCCGGGGTGATCTTGCCATGGATTCTCACGGGCCTCGCCCTCCCTCACCCTTTGATGACGCTGCTGAGGAACATGACCGGAAAGAGACAGAAGGAAGCAGTGGCATCAAGCTGGAG GACACAGGTCTTTCAGAGCCCATGGACATTGACCACAACCCCAGCATGCTCTTTGATGATATGGAAAAGACAGACTTTTCG ATGTTTTCTCCACCAATGCATTGTGAATCTAAAGCCAGCCCTTCCCCTGAAAAGCCAGATCCTGAAAAGGAAGCAAAGACTCTGCTGAAGGATAAATCTGTGGAAGGAATGCTAGCATCGCTATATGACCAGCCTCGGCACATCCAGTATGCAACACACTTCCCTATTCCTCAG GAGGAGTCATGCAGTCATGAGTGTAACCAAAGGCTGGTAGTTCTTTTTGGGGTTGGGAAACAACGGGACGATGCTCGGCATACGATCAAGAAAATAACCAAAGACATTCTAAAAGTCTTAAACAGAAAGAGCACTGCAGAGACAG GTGGGGAGGAAggccagaagaggaaaaagagcaaGCCAGAAGCATTCCCAACAGCTGAAGATATCTTTGCAAAGTTCCAGCACCTTTCTCACTTTGATCAGCACCAAGTCACATCTCAG GTATCTCGTAATGTCTTGGAACAGATCACCAGCTTTGCTTTGGGAATGTCATACCACCTGCCTCTGGTGCAGCATGTGCAGTTCATATTTGACTTGATGGAGTATTCGCTCAATATCAGTGGTCTTATCGACTTTGCCATCCAG TTGCTGAATGAACTGAGCGTGGTGGAGGCAGAACTGCTGTTGAAATCCTCCGACCTTGTTGGCAGCTATACTACCAGCTTGTGCCTGTGCATCGTGGCTGTGCTGCGGCACTACCACTCCTGCCTTATCCTGAACCAGGACCAGATGGCTCAGGTCTTTGAAGG TCTGTGTGGGGTGGTGAAACATGGCATGAACCGCTCAGATGGCTCCTCAGCAGAGCGCTGTATCCTGGCCTATCTCTATGACCTGTATACCTCCTGCAGTCACCTCAAAAGTAAATTTGGGGAGCTCTTTAG TGACTTCTGCTCCAAGGTGAAGAACACAATCTATTGCAATGTTGAGCCATCTGACTCCAACATGCTATGGGAACCAGAGTTCATGATTGACACTATTGAAAATCCATCTGCACATAACTTTACATACACCAACCTGGGCAAGAGCCTCAATGAAAACCCAGCCAATCGCTACAGTTTTGTCTGTAATGCCCTGATGCATGTGTGTGTGGGACACCACGATCCTGACAG GGTGAACGACATTGCTATCCTGTGTGCTGAGCTAACTGGCTACTGCAAGTCTCTAAGTGCCGAGTGGCTGGGTGTGCTCAAAGCTTTGTGCTGTTCCTCCAATAACGGGACCTGTGGCTTCAATGATCTCCTCTGCAATGTTGAT GTCAGTGACTTATCTTTCCATGATTCCTTGGCCACCTTTGTTGCCATCCTCATTGCCCGGCAGTGCTTGCTGCTGGAGGACCTTATTCGCTGTGCTGCTATCCCCTCACTCCTCAATGCTG CCTGCAGTGAACAGGACTCGGAACCAGGAGCACGTCTGACCTGCCGGATTTTACTCCATCTGTTTAAGACTCCACAGCTGAACCCATGCCAGCAAGATGGCA ACAAACCCACTGTGGGAATCCGCTCTTCCTGTGACCGTCACTTACTGGCAGCTTCCCAAAATCGTATTGTGGATGGAGCAGTCTTTGCAGTGCTGAAGGCTGTCTTTGTTCTGG GAGATGCAGAACTGAAAGGCTCTGGCTTTTCCCACCCGGGAGGTGTTGATGATCTCATGGATGATGAGCTGGGCACCAGGAAGGCTGGTGGCCGGGTAGTGACTGTAGAAACAGCTAGCTTGGATATTTATGCCAAGTATGTACTGAGGAGTATATGTCAACAG GAGTGGGTAGGAGAACGATGTCTGAAGTCTCTCTGTGAAGACAGCAATGACTTGCAGGATCCTGTCCTGAGCAGcactcaggcccagaggctgaTGCAGCTGATTTGTTATCCACACCGGCTCCTGGACAATGAGGAGGGAGAAAATCCTCAGCGGCAAAGGATTAAACGCATCTTACAG AATTTGGACCAGTGGACCATGAGGCAGTCctcactggagctgcagctcatgATTAAACAGACAGCAAGCAAT GAGATGAACTCCTTGTTAGAAAACATAGCCAAGGCCACCATTGAGGTATTCCAGCAGTCAGCAGAGACCAGCTCTGCTAGCTGTACTGGTAATGGAGTCAACAATATCAGTAGCTCGACAAGTGCTACACCTGCCAGCAACAAATCCAAACCTATCCTCAG CTCCCTGGAGAGATCAGGAGTGTGGCTGGTGGCCCCTCTGATTGCCAAGCTTCCAACATCAGTGCAGGGCCACGTACTGAAAGCTGCTGGGGAAGAGTTGGAGAAAGGACAACATTTAGGGTCATCATCCCGCAAAGAGCGGGACCGCCAGAAGCAGAAGAG TATGTCCCTCCTGAGCCAGCAGCCATTTCTGTCACTGGTGCTGACATGCTTGAAAGGTCAGGATGAGCAGCGGGAAGGCCTTCTCACCTCTCTGTACAGTCAGGTCCAGCAG ATTGTTACAAATTGGCGAGAAGATCAGTACCAAGATGACTGCAAAGCCAAGCAGCTGATGCATGAGGCCTTGAAATTGCGGCTGAATTTG GTGGGAGGAATGTTTGACACAGTCCAACGCAGTACTCAACAGACAACTGAATGGGCCGTGCTTCTCCTGGACATCATCAGCAGTGGCACCGTGGACATGCAGTCAAACAA TGAGCTCTTCACCACCGTGCTGGACATGCTGAGTGTTCTCATCAATGGCACCCTGGCTGCTGATATGTCCAGCATCTCTCAGGGCAGCATGGAGGAGAACAAGCGTGCATACATGAATCTTGTCAAGAAACTCAGG aaggagctgggagaCCGTCAGTCTGACAGCCTGGAGAAAGTGCGACAGCTACTACCACTTCCCAAGCAAACCCGAGATGTCATCACCTGTGAACCTCAGGGATCCCTCATTGACACTAAAGGCAATAAAATAGCTGGCTTTGATTCCATCTTCAAGAAGGAG GGTTTGCAAGTCTCTACAAAGCAGAAGATATCTCCTTGGGATCTTTTTGAGGGTTTGAAGCACTCAGCCCCACTCTCCTGGGGATGGTTTGGGACAGTCCGGGTGGATCGCAAGGTGTCCAGGtttgaggagcagcagaggcttCTTCTGTACCACACACACCTGAAACCCAAGCCCCGCAGTTACTACCTGGAGCCTTTGCCACTGCCTCCTGAAGAGGAAGAGCCTCCTACACCTGTGGCTTTAGAGCCAGAGAAGAAAACTGCTGAACCAGCCAAGGCTGATAAAACAAGCTCCAATCCTGCCGCCTCCACTGAGGAACGCAagaaaaaacagagcaaaaccaAGAAACGCAACCAGTCTGCCAGCAAAACTGAG GACTTTGTGTTGGGCCCTAGCCGAGGGGTTTCATATGGAGTCGGCATGCCTACAGATCTCTTGCATCACCAGTCAGGAAGCACCATGTCAAGGCTGGCATATGGGCAATCACCAGTGGGTCTCTATGCCCAGAATCAGCCTCTTCCAGCAG GTGGCCCTCGCCTGGATACATCCTACAGGCCGGTACGCATGCCACTGGGAAAACTGGTTCAGAGTCGCCCTCCCTACAGTGGTGTGctgcctccagggatggggagcatGATGGGCATTGACCCCTCCTACAAGCCAGCAGTGTACAggcagcagcctccagtgtCCCAAGGACAGATactgaggcagcagctgcaagcAAAGTTG cagggccagggcataATGGGCCAGCAGCCCGTGCGCCAAATGGCTCCAACCCCGTCTTATGGAGCACTGCAGCCCTCCCAG gGTTACACTCCTTATGTCTCCCACATAGGCCTTCAGCAGCACCCCTCTCAGTCAGGCACGATGGTACCTCCTACCTATTCTGGTCAGCCCTATCAGAATTCCCACCCCAGCTCTAATCCTGCTC